In a genomic window of Sulfurimonas denitrificans DSM 1251:
- the infC gene encoding translation initiation factor IF-3, translating to MNDDIRVPEVRCNVDGAESLGIVSTDEAMERANELGLDLVLIAPDAKPPVAKIMDYGKYRYQEERKLKEQKKNQVKIDVKEIKLSVKIAENDINYKVKHAREFLAEGKHVKFRVFLKGREMANPESAKDVLLRVWAMIEDVGVMDKEPKFEGRYYNMYVLPQK from the coding sequence ATGAATGACGATATCCGTGTGCCAGAGGTACGTTGTAATGTAGATGGAGCAGAGTCGTTAGGGATTGTATCTACCGATGAGGCTATGGAGAGAGCAAATGAGTTAGGTTTAGATTTAGTTCTAATTGCTCCAGACGCAAAGCCCCCTGTTGCTAAGATTATGGATTACGGTAAGTATAGATACCAAGAAGAGAGAAAACTCAAAGAGCAAAAGAAAAATCAAGTAAAAATTGATGTTAAAGAGATTAAGCTCTCTGTAAAAATTGCTGAAAATGATATTAACTATAAAGTTAAACATGCTAGAGAGTTTTTAGCAGAGGGTAAACATGTAAAGTTTCGTGTCTTTTTAAAAGGTCGTGAGATGGCTAACCCAGAATCAGCAAAAGATGTTCTTTTGCGTGTTTGGGCAATGATAGAAGATGTTGGAGTAATGGACAAAGAGCCTAAATTTGAAGGTCGTTACTACAACATGTATGTACTTCCTCAAAAGTAG